From a region of the Acidobacteriota bacterium genome:
- a CDS encoding XamI family restriction endonuclease, translating to MLSLPLWDRDRLDHDRAAAAECFRDERMKTPLGRYLRAFQANETNVRRLLEKSAHLRKLRERAAEIVSDHGLLEALSGVAGPPISLHDLKTLAGVQRLSSAGIRVDPTRATRVVETVLNGLDRMRFPWISEDRDPTDAERHAAIQSSSAVLATLEVTAGRQAEGGSRQEEEVHDALLERGLRGIPGRTVATTSDSPRPGEFCRESVFAGRRADFLIGLWDNRLMVLECRLSSSPLHLGRRLRDEAGVKAAHWIDAYSAPIVIAVVLSGIFRLSDLVAVQASGVGLFWSHHISDLTDWIEQTRPE from the coding sequence ATGTTGAGTCTTCCACTATGGGACAGGGATCGACTGGACCATGATCGCGCCGCAGCGGCCGAGTGCTTTCGTGACGAACGAATGAAGACTCCGTTGGGCCGTTACCTGCGAGCATTCCAAGCCAACGAAACCAACGTTAGGCGCTTGCTAGAAAAGAGCGCGCATCTCCGGAAACTCAGAGAGCGGGCTGCTGAGATTGTCAGCGACCATGGGTTGCTGGAAGCGCTGTCCGGCGTCGCTGGCCCTCCGATCTCCCTTCACGACCTAAAGACGCTGGCAGGCGTTCAACGCCTTTCCTCGGCTGGGATACGGGTCGATCCTACACGCGCGACGCGAGTAGTCGAGACCGTGCTCAACGGCCTTGACCGAATGCGGTTCCCGTGGATCTCTGAGGATCGCGACCCCACCGACGCGGAAAGACATGCAGCAATCCAGTCCTCAAGCGCAGTGCTGGCGACACTTGAAGTAACAGCTGGCCGTCAGGCCGAGGGTGGTAGCCGACAAGAAGAAGAAGTGCACGATGCGCTCCTTGAGCGGGGTCTTCGCGGAATCCCAGGGAGAACGGTCGCCACGACCAGCGACTCGCCGCGGCCCGGCGAGTTCTGTCGAGAGTCCGTTTTCGCCGGACGAAGGGCCGACTTTCTCATCGGTCTCTGGGACAACCGCCTGATGGTGCTTGAATGCCGTCTATCTTCGTCGCCGCTCCATCTGGGAAGACGCCTGAGGGACGAGGCGGGGGTCAAGGCTGCGCACTGGATTGACGCATACAGCGCCCCGATTGTTATTGCGGTTGTGCTCAGCGGGATTTTCCGATTAAGTGATTTGGTAGCTGTTCAGGCCAGTGGCGTCGGACTCTTCTGGAGTCACCACATCAGTGACCTGACTGACTGGATCGAGCAGACCCGCCCCGAGTAA